Proteins found in one Elusimicrobiota bacterium genomic segment:
- a CDS encoding lysylphosphatidylglycerol synthase transmembrane domain-containing protein: MKKRIFFGILVSIIFLYPVLRNINFQNLFGIISNGQYIWILPCIVIYTLAFGFRAIRWTYLFRPVKKFTATQLFSSLIMGFAANNIFPIRIGEIVRAYIVGKKYDVSKGASLATIILERIMDGVAVLILLGLAIPFIPKVPIWTRKMSVYAIILFVGALGVAVAIITKKNSVNYLWKLPFIKYELKAKIINKLVKFITGFEALKDIFGFVMIIFLSICVWLCETLNIFFMVKIVNINLPITVMVFVIFAAVIGVTIPAAPGAIGTFEFFYVASMMFFGISKDKALASALIIHAIGMTYILLLGGYYFVKEGVSYKEIASVS, translated from the coding sequence ATGAAAAAACGGATTTTTTTCGGGATATTAGTAAGCATAATTTTTTTGTATCCGGTTTTGAGAAATATTAATTTCCAAAATCTGTTTGGAATAATCTCTAACGGACAGTATATATGGATTCTGCCTTGCATTGTTATCTATACACTGGCTTTTGGTTTCCGGGCTATTAGATGGACATATCTTTTCCGGCCGGTTAAAAAGTTTACAGCCACTCAGCTTTTTTCCAGTTTGATAATGGGCTTCGCAGCTAATAATATTTTTCCAATACGGATTGGCGAAATTGTCCGAGCGTATATTGTCGGTAAAAAGTATGATGTATCTAAAGGCGCTTCACTGGCAACAATTATTTTAGAACGAATTATGGATGGTGTGGCTGTGTTAATTCTACTGGGACTGGCAATACCGTTTATACCAAAAGTGCCTATATGGACACGGAAAATGTCTGTGTATGCTATCATTCTGTTTGTTGGCGCACTTGGTGTCGCAGTGGCAATAATTACTAAGAAAAATTCGGTCAACTATTTGTGGAAACTACCATTTATAAAATATGAACTGAAAGCAAAAATTATTAATAAACTTGTAAAGTTTATAACAGGATTTGAAGCACTCAAGGATATATTCGGGTTTGTTATGATTATTTTTTTGTCTATCTGTGTATGGCTATGCGAGACATTGAATATATTTTTTATGGTAAAAATTGTTAATATAAATTTGCCAATTACTGTAATGGTTTTTGTTATTTTTGCAGCAGTAATAGGTGTTACAATCCCAGCTGCACCAGGCGCTATCGGGACATTTGAATTTTTTTATGTAGCCAGTATGATGTTCTTCGGTATCAGCAAAGATAAAGCGCTCGCAAGTGCGTTGATTATTCACGCTATCGGGATGACATATATTTTGCTGCTTGGTGGCTATTACTTCGTTAAGGAGGGTGTGTCATACAAAGAAATTGCATCTGTAAGTTAG
- a CDS encoding DUF2877 domain-containing protein — protein sequence MIDENLVSIVDKKYFNGPNRILVSDFAISLFQNSEIVKFKQDRLSFSNGVIISLKNAKQWESNVPKISPDIVNTSIISNYLKNYLFVKPSVVEQFKFAVETQNKKLVNYNVDKLVGLGSGLTPAGDDFLAGFISASWFLSEGGIKGIQPVKFFLKNVKINYSKTNFISAAYLRYSIVGRISEVIANTIISITERNPCMSFWLDNLANTGATSGKDTLFGILTAMEIHNACKYSEKKLLS from the coding sequence TTGATAGATGAGAATCTGGTTTCTATCGTAGATAAAAAGTATTTCAACGGTCCTAATCGGATTTTAGTATCTGATTTTGCTATTTCACTATTTCAGAATTCTGAAATAGTGAAATTCAAACAGGACAGATTATCTTTCTCAAACGGAGTTATAATATCACTTAAAAATGCTAAACAATGGGAATCAAATGTCCCGAAAATTTCACCGGATATTGTAAATACATCAATAATTTCAAATTATCTTAAAAACTATCTATTCGTCAAGCCATCAGTAGTTGAGCAATTTAAGTTCGCAGTTGAGACACAAAATAAAAAATTGGTTAACTATAATGTAGACAAATTGGTTGGACTCGGCAGTGGGCTTACACCAGCCGGTGATGATTTTTTAGCTGGTTTTATATCAGCAAGTTGGTTTCTTAGTGAAGGGGGAATTAAGGGGATTCAGCCGGTTAAATTTTTTCTGAAAAATGTTAAAATAAATTATTCAAAAACGAATTTTATATCTGCAGCGTATTTAAGGTATTCTATCGTCGGCAGAATAAGTGAGGTAATAGCAAATACAATTATTTCAATTACAGAACGCAATCCTTGTATGTCATTCTGGCTTGATAATTTGGCGAATACCGGTGCTACTTCAGGAAAAGATACACTGTTCGGTATTCTAACCGCAATGGAGATTCATAATGCTTGTAAATATAGTGAAAAAAAACTTTTATCGTGA